Proteins from a genomic interval of Pseudodesulfovibrio nedwellii:
- the hemB gene encoding porphobilinogen synthase, whose protein sequence is MIPSDFFRGRRLRSSLAMRELVRENMVTANDLIMPYFVVETDDDSFKKEISSMPGQYQLSLTQLKIKVAEAVADGLKACILFGIPAEKDEVGSGAYDDMGIVQKAIRLLKDTFPELVVIADTCLCEYTSHGHCGMVKNEYVQNDPTLNLLAKAAVAQAKAGADMVAPSDMMDGRVAAIRAALDDAGFTNTPIMSYAIKYASAFYGPFREAAESTPQFGDRKTYQMDPPNSREGMREAVADLEEGADILMVKPGLPYLDMVRQVRDTFDTPVAVYQVSGEYSMIKAAAQNDWIDEMGVVMESLVAFKRAGADLILTYFTEDVLKALK, encoded by the coding sequence ATGATTCCCTCTGATTTTTTCCGTGGCCGTCGCCTTCGCTCCAGTCTCGCCATGCGAGAACTGGTCCGCGAAAACATGGTCACTGCCAATGACTTGATCATGCCCTATTTCGTGGTCGAAACCGATGACGATTCCTTTAAAAAAGAAATCTCATCCATGCCCGGCCAATATCAGCTTTCTCTGACACAACTGAAAATCAAAGTAGCCGAAGCCGTTGCCGATGGCCTCAAAGCCTGCATCCTTTTCGGTATTCCTGCCGAAAAAGACGAAGTTGGGTCCGGTGCATACGACGACATGGGCATTGTCCAAAAGGCCATTCGTCTGCTCAAGGACACATTTCCCGAACTCGTGGTCATCGCTGACACCTGTCTGTGCGAGTATACCTCCCACGGCCATTGCGGCATGGTGAAAAACGAATACGTTCAAAACGACCCCACTTTGAATCTTCTGGCCAAGGCCGCTGTAGCCCAAGCCAAGGCCGGAGCTGACATGGTGGCCCCGTCTGATATGATGGATGGCCGTGTTGCCGCCATCCGCGCCGCACTGGATGACGCTGGTTTTACCAACACCCCGATCATGTCTTACGCGATAAAATACGCATCGGCATTCTACGGCCCATTCCGCGAAGCCGCCGAATCCACCCCGCAATTCGGGGACCGCAAGACCTACCAGATGGATCCTCCCAATTCCCGCGAAGGCATGCGCGAAGCCGTTGCCGATCTGGAAGAAGGTGCGGACATCCTGATGGTCAAGCCCGGCCTGCCGTATCTCGACATGGTCCGTCAGGTGCGAGACACTTTTGACACGCCTGTGGCCGTCTATCAGGTCAGCGGCGAATACTCGATGATCAAGGCCGCTGCCCAAAACGACTGGATAGACGAAATGGGCGTGGTCATGGAATCCTTGGTTGCCTTCAAACGCGCCGGGGCTGATCTTATTCTCACATACTTTACAGAAGACGTCTTAAAGGCATTGAAATAA
- the ahbC gene encoding 12,18-didecarboxysiroheme deacetylase: protein MIGISKLYCGAVEPSDALRYSRESGQLPSHLLQFSKDKKPVVVWNMTQRCNLKCVHCYAQAVDINAHKDPISNEKAKEMIDDLAQFGAPVMLFSGGEPLVREDLVDLAKHATAKGMRAVISTNGTLITKSKARELKEVGLSYVGISIDGNEAVHDEFRGVTGSYKQALKGVENCQAEGLKVGLRFTINKRNAPEIPHLFSLIEDLEIPRICFYHLVYSGRGSELIKEDLNHQETRDVVDLIMDHTKALFEKGKPKEVLTVDNHADGPHVYYRLLKEDPERAKEVLELLKMNEGNSTGRGIGCISWDGKVHADQFMRHHTFGNVLERPFSEIWNDPKIELLHKLKDKRPHVGGRCAKCRFLNICGGNFRARAEAYYDDFWAQDPACYLTDEEITGEKL, encoded by the coding sequence ATGATCGGTATTTCCAAGCTCTACTGCGGAGCAGTAGAACCTTCTGACGCCCTGCGTTACAGTCGTGAATCAGGGCAGTTGCCCTCCCATCTTCTCCAATTTTCCAAGGACAAGAAGCCCGTCGTGGTCTGGAACATGACCCAACGGTGTAACCTTAAATGTGTCCATTGTTACGCTCAGGCCGTTGATATCAACGCGCACAAGGACCCAATTTCCAACGAAAAAGCCAAAGAGATGATAGATGATCTCGCCCAATTCGGCGCACCTGTCATGCTCTTTTCCGGTGGCGAGCCTCTGGTACGTGAAGACTTGGTCGACTTGGCCAAACACGCAACCGCCAAGGGCATGCGTGCAGTCATCTCTACCAACGGCACGCTCATCACAAAATCAAAAGCCAGAGAACTGAAAGAAGTTGGTCTCTCTTACGTCGGTATATCCATCGATGGTAATGAGGCGGTCCACGATGAATTTCGTGGCGTGACCGGGTCCTACAAACAGGCACTCAAAGGCGTTGAGAACTGTCAGGCAGAAGGCCTCAAAGTCGGCCTGCGTTTCACCATCAACAAGCGTAATGCTCCTGAGATCCCCCATCTCTTCAGTCTCATTGAAGACTTGGAAATTCCCCGCATCTGTTTCTACCACCTGGTATATTCCGGTCGTGGTTCCGAACTGATCAAAGAAGACCTGAACCATCAGGAAACCCGTGACGTTGTCGATCTGATCATGGACCACACAAAGGCATTGTTTGAAAAAGGCAAGCCCAAGGAAGTTCTGACCGTGGACAACCACGCAGACGGTCCGCATGTCTATTATCGTCTTCTCAAGGAAGACCCGGAACGTGCCAAGGAAGTACTTGAACTGCTCAAGATGAACGAAGGCAACTCCACGGGACGCGGCATCGGCTGTATCTCCTGGGACGGCAAAGTTCACGCTGACCAGTTCATGCGCCATCATACTTTTGGCAACGTGCTGGAACGTCCTTTCTCCGAAATCTGGAACGATCCCAAGATCGAACTGCTCCACAAGCTCAAGGACAAACGTCCTCATGTGGGCGGCCGTTGCGCCAAGTGTCGCTTCCTCAATATCTGCGGCGGCAACTTCCGCGCCCGTGCAGAAGCCTACTATGATGACTTCTGGGCGCAGGATCCTGCCTGCTATCTCACCGACGAAGAAATCACCGGCGAAAAGCTGTAA